The Silvanigrella paludirubra genome includes a window with the following:
- a CDS encoding alpha/beta fold hydrolase yields MITKIFNFLHNFIPNKLKSNKFFKYSTNIFGLIIFISIMTFWGINKINRKKLEILENKVLNNITNTTYLNQYIYNKWHRCDYSSFSNIEKCMKIKVPLNWKDKNSKKIGIYVKRYGNPKPKRIVVLLSGGPGGVGSSYTDLAKDLYHKDKDQLFLIPDHRGSGFSENLWCERDKRVLSIQDIDNKKFESCFKDLKDKWKNDLQFFNSWQAGMDIHAILEMYPNLPVSIYASSYGTIWAQRVLSKKNTNIQKVYLESPILLRHGNFYDRNVEDPIKVFYESCKESPYCSEKMNLNSFDDLKNLFKNVHNHEHCRHNLSNEVREIISKKSIWLLQYNYTAPLFAFLISSIKSCDEHQIKNIFKYKNEINITEIGNYKYSSYLHYNIFCNEITNRKLTKNDKYLYSKNSSNHFGFVDNSVEKCSAVPEYEVEKNNFSFLKDSSYKTLIVHGEADTSTTREYALALKTKFIEENTKFISIKKLAHIPLAFRINYDEFFEDKYHEAEKCRFHILSEFFKDTKDWPDLTCTENIYPPIYSSDNALKLYEKIFNNI; encoded by the coding sequence ATGATCACAAAAATTTTTAATTTTCTTCATAATTTTATTCCTAATAAGTTAAAATCAAATAAATTTTTTAAATATTCTACTAATATTTTTGGTTTAATTATTTTTATTTCTATAATGACATTTTGGGGAATAAATAAAATAAATCGAAAAAAATTAGAAATATTAGAGAATAAAGTATTAAATAATATAACAAATACAACATATTTAAATCAATATATTTATAATAAGTGGCATAGATGTGATTATTCTTCATTTAGCAATATTGAAAAATGTATGAAAATTAAAGTTCCACTGAATTGGAAGGATAAAAATTCTAAAAAAATTGGAATTTATGTTAAAAGATATGGAAATCCAAAACCAAAAAGAATTGTAGTGTTATTGAGTGGCGGTCCAGGAGGCGTTGGATCGTCATATACTGATTTAGCAAAAGATTTATATCATAAAGATAAAGATCAGCTCTTTTTAATTCCAGATCATCGTGGAAGCGGCTTTTCCGAAAATTTATGGTGCGAAAGAGATAAAAGAGTATTAAGTATACAAGATATTGATAATAAAAAATTTGAATCCTGTTTTAAAGATTTAAAAGATAAATGGAAAAATGATCTTCAATTTTTTAATTCTTGGCAGGCAGGTATGGACATTCATGCCATTTTAGAAATGTATCCGAATTTACCTGTATCTATTTATGCCTCCAGCTACGGAACAATATGGGCACAAAGAGTTTTAAGTAAAAAAAATACAAATATTCAAAAAGTATATTTGGAATCACCCATATTATTAAGACATGGAAATTTTTATGATCGAAATGTTGAAGATCCAATAAAGGTTTTTTATGAAAGCTGTAAAGAATCACCTTATTGTAGTGAAAAAATGAATTTAAACTCGTTTGATGACCTTAAAAATCTTTTTAAAAATGTTCATAATCATGAACATTGCAGACATAATCTTTCTAATGAGGTACGAGAAATAATATCAAAAAAATCTATTTGGCTCTTACAATATAATTATACAGCACCACTTTTTGCATTTTTAATCTCATCAATAAAAAGTTGTGATGAGCATCAAATTAAAAATATTTTTAAATATAAAAATGAAATTAATATTACAGAAATTGGAAATTATAAATATTCTTCTTATTTACATTACAATATTTTTTGTAACGAAATTACAAATAGAAAATTAACAAAAAATGATAAATATTTGTATAGCAAAAATTCATCAAATCATTTTGGATTTGTGGATAATTCAGTAGAAAAATGTTCAGCCGTACCTGAATACGAAGTTGAAAAAAATAATTTTTCTTTTTTAAAAGACTCTTCATATAAAACATTGATAGTTCATGGAGAAGCAGATACCTCAACAACGCGAGAATATGCTTTAGCATTAAAAACTAAATTTATTGAAGAAAATACAAAGTTCATATCAATTAAAAAATTAGCTCATATACCTCTTGCATTTAGAATTAATTATGATGAATTTTTTGAAGATAAATATCATGAAGCAGAAAAATGTAGATTCCATATTTTATCTGAGTTTTTTAAAGATACGAAGGATTGGCCTGATTTAACATGTACTGAAAATATTTATCCGCCTATTTATTCATCTGATAATGCTTTAAAATTATATGAAAAGATATTCAACAATATATGA
- a CDS encoding DUF1028 domain-containing protein, whose product MKIKNIFFILIPFLMISNKGHGTFSMVALDLKTNEAASILATCFISKEDVKIADFVVVHSNGNGIMNRQSDINLFSKIWLATSFALMSQEDEIYSAKVINTFLAKPFNDPNFPVRQFATVKKYKPSGSSAHVYTGIHVYPESNSITGVAFENRFTYAIAGNLLKNKDTLKKIESKFKEANGSLSDKMISAFESVPDDISYGDKRCIENYNLSSNKAFLRTFHNENLIINIEVFSDNNKTDATYLLSEKYHESKD is encoded by the coding sequence ATGAAAATAAAAAATATATTTTTCATATTAATTCCATTTCTTATGATTTCAAATAAAGGACATGGCACCTTTTCTATGGTTGCTCTCGATCTAAAAACAAATGAAGCTGCTTCCATATTAGCAACATGTTTTATTTCTAAAGAAGATGTTAAAATTGCTGATTTTGTGGTTGTTCATAGCAATGGAAATGGAATCATGAATAGACAATCTGATATCAATCTATTTTCAAAAATATGGCTTGCAACTTCTTTTGCTCTTATGTCGCAGGAAGACGAAATCTATTCAGCGAAAGTCATAAACACTTTTTTAGCTAAGCCTTTTAATGATCCAAACTTTCCAGTTAGACAATTTGCTACTGTAAAAAAATACAAGCCTTCAGGTTCTTCTGCTCATGTTTATACTGGTATTCATGTTTATCCAGAAAGCAACTCCATAACGGGAGTCGCTTTTGAAAACCGATTTACATATGCAATTGCAGGAAATTTGTTAAAGAATAAAGATACATTAAAAAAAATTGAATCCAAATTTAAGGAAGCAAATGGCTCTTTATCGGATAAAATGATTTCTGCTTTTGAAAGTGTTCCAGATGACATATCCTATGGAGATAAAAGATGTATTGAAAATTATAATTTGTCTTCTAATAAAGCTTTTTTAAGGACGTTTCATAATGAAAATTTGATAATAAATATTGAAGTTTTTTCAGATAATAACAAAACAGATGCTACATATTTATTATCTGAAAAATATCATGAAAGCAAAGATTAA
- a CDS encoding carbonic anhydrase, which translates to MTSRLLLPLMSCLYLVGCVQTKHYKNTQHLEIYDEKTENVSENKLIENFNSCSNGKKQSPVNIVTSELKTNSMLPKIETNYQLSPLIIKNNQHTIKAKFDNINSITLGKVKYSLLQFHLHTPSEHKLDGKNSDLELHLVHQNDSGEYAVLAILMRSGKENLALKQFFENLPNEDHAIVNTNLKINLNDILPSNLSYYSYFGSLTTFPCDEKVNWIILKNVVEVSEEQIQKFKTIFPNNARDTHPLNDRVVETN; encoded by the coding sequence ATGACTTCTAGGCTTTTACTACCGCTAATGAGTTGTTTATATTTGGTTGGATGTGTTCAGACAAAACATTATAAAAATACTCAACATTTAGAAATTTATGATGAAAAAACTGAGAATGTAAGTGAAAATAAACTTATCGAAAATTTCAATTCATGTTCTAATGGAAAAAAACAATCACCAGTTAATATAGTAACAAGTGAATTAAAAACAAATTCAATGTTGCCTAAAATTGAAACAAATTATCAACTTTCCCCTTTAATTATAAAAAATAATCAACATACAATTAAAGCAAAATTTGACAATATAAATAGCATTACACTTGGAAAAGTGAAATACTCATTGCTTCAATTTCACTTACATACACCAAGTGAACATAAGTTAGATGGTAAAAATTCTGACTTAGAACTTCACCTTGTTCATCAGAATGATTCTGGAGAATATGCTGTGTTGGCAATTTTAATGCGCTCTGGAAAGGAAAATCTTGCTTTAAAACAATTTTTTGAAAATTTGCCAAACGAAGATCATGCAATTGTGAATACCAATTTAAAAATAAATTTAAATGATATATTACCAAGCAACTTATCTTATTATAGTTATTTTGGCTCTTTAACTACCTTTCCTTGTGATGAAAAAGTAAATTGGATTATATTAAAAAATGTTGTTGAAGTTTCTGAAGAACAAATTCAAAAATTTAAAACTATTTTTCCCAATAATGCCAGAGATACACATCCTTTAAATGATAGAGTCGTTGAAACAAATTAA
- a CDS encoding 3-hydroxyacyl-CoA dehydrogenase NAD-binding domain-containing protein: MNLTSKSKVFHFSMKDGICIIDMNDEAKAVNSFTISMLEDIDENLPKILANDKVEGIVITSSKKNCFAAGADISIFETFTSKDAGERGSKELHRIVNYFANAKVPTVAAIHGTCLGGGLELSLACHFRICTTHKSTQLGLPEVQLGILPGGGGTQRLPRLIGIAQALDLILTGKKVDGKKALKLGLVDDLVPENQLLEKAIALCKQNKFRKRVLPSSLGIVSSMQGNFDFQKIALEGNPLGRFLITKQSRGMVMKSTKGRYPAPLKALESVMRGVEVSLEKGLEIEAKLFGELVISEESRSLVHIFNIMTAAKKNPYPKNIQESSKEQYTNDLEQGNSAVGILGAGLMGSGIATVLAEKDIRSVIIDKESSGLQRGLKSVSSYFEERFKKKRIKWFERDSKIYRVSPSLDFSVLKSSPIIIEAVFEDIKIKHDVLKKCEDSIPNSNFIFATNTSSLPISKIAATAKNPENVVGMHFFSPVPKMPLVEIITTEKTDPKAVSAIFDLATTMGKQIIVVNDGPGFYTTRILAFQIAEALNILAEGGKIEDVDEAMEKFGMPVGPITLLDEVGIDVGEHIIKVLFEPFSDRLKVPKEIENISKEGRKGRKNNKGFYVYLDGKKEKPDESIYKNFTQERKNFDHKEIADRCMYVFLNEAAHCFDEKIIKSEDDGDLGAIFGLGFPPFLGGPFHYAKVLGKNKVNEKLKELSAKYGKRFEPARYWER; the protein is encoded by the coding sequence GATATTGATGAAAATTTACCAAAAATTTTAGCAAATGATAAGGTAGAAGGAATTGTTATTACCTCATCCAAAAAGAATTGTTTTGCTGCTGGTGCTGATATTTCTATTTTTGAAACATTTACGAGTAAAGATGCAGGTGAAAGAGGAAGTAAGGAATTGCATCGAATTGTGAATTATTTTGCAAATGCAAAGGTTCCTACCGTTGCTGCAATACATGGTACGTGTTTAGGAGGTGGCCTTGAGCTATCACTAGCCTGTCATTTTCGAATATGCACAACTCATAAGTCAACACAACTAGGCCTACCTGAAGTTCAATTAGGAATTTTACCAGGAGGTGGTGGTACTCAAAGATTGCCAAGACTTATAGGTATTGCACAAGCACTCGATCTCATTCTTACGGGAAAAAAAGTTGATGGAAAAAAAGCTTTGAAACTGGGTCTTGTTGATGATCTTGTTCCCGAAAACCAGTTGCTTGAAAAGGCAATTGCATTATGTAAACAAAATAAATTTAGAAAAAGAGTGTTACCTTCTTCATTAGGAATTGTTTCTTCTATGCAAGGAAATTTTGATTTTCAAAAAATTGCATTAGAAGGAAATCCATTAGGCCGTTTTTTAATAACGAAACAAAGTCGTGGCATGGTAATGAAAAGTACAAAAGGGCGTTACCCAGCGCCTTTAAAAGCACTTGAAAGCGTCATGCGTGGAGTTGAAGTTTCATTAGAAAAAGGCTTGGAAATTGAAGCAAAACTCTTTGGAGAATTGGTCATAAGTGAAGAAAGTAGATCGTTAGTTCATATATTTAATATAATGACAGCAGCGAAAAAAAATCCTTATCCAAAAAATATACAAGAATCATCTAAAGAGCAATATACAAACGATCTAGAACAAGGAAATTCAGCGGTAGGTATTTTAGGTGCAGGATTAATGGGTAGCGGCATTGCAACGGTATTAGCTGAAAAAGATATTAGAAGCGTGATTATTGATAAAGAGTCTTCGGGTTTACAAAGAGGTTTAAAATCTGTTTCTAGTTACTTTGAAGAACGTTTTAAAAAGAAAAGAATAAAATGGTTCGAAAGAGATTCTAAAATATATCGAGTGAGCCCATCCCTAGATTTTTCTGTTTTAAAATCTTCGCCAATTATTATTGAAGCCGTATTTGAAGATATTAAAATTAAGCATGATGTTTTAAAAAAATGTGAAGATTCCATTCCAAATTCAAATTTTATTTTTGCTACAAACACAAGTAGTTTGCCTATATCAAAAATTGCGGCAACAGCTAAAAATCCTGAAAATGTTGTTGGAATGCATTTTTTCTCTCCTGTCCCCAAAATGCCTTTAGTAGAAATTATAACTACTGAGAAAACCGATCCTAAAGCTGTATCAGCCATTTTTGATTTAGCAACAACAATGGGAAAACAAATTATCGTTGTAAATGATGGTCCTGGTTTTTACACAACTCGAATTTTAGCATTTCAAATAGCAGAAGCTTTAAATATTTTAGCTGAAGGTGGCAAAATTGAAGATGTAGATGAGGCTATGGAAAAATTTGGAATGCCAGTAGGTCCTATTACTCTTTTAGACGAAGTAGGGATAGATGTTGGGGAACATATTATAAAAGTATTGTTTGAGCCTTTTTCAGATAGACTTAAAGTACCAAAAGAAATTGAAAATATTTCAAAAGAAGGTCGAAAAGGAAGAAAAAATAATAAAGGATTTTATGTTTATTTAGATGGTAAAAAAGAGAAACCAGATGAGTCTATTTATAAAAATTTTACTCAAGAGCGTAAAAACTTTGATCATAAAGAAATAGCAGATCGCTGTATGTATGTCTTTTTAAATGAAGCAGCTCATTGTTTTGATGAAAAAATTATTAAGTCTGAAGATGATGGAGATTTAGGCGCCATATTTGGTCTTGGGTTCCCCCCATTTTTAGGTGGGCCATTTCACTATGCAAAAGTTTTAGGTAAAAATAAGGTGAATGAAAAGTTAAAAGAACTTAGCGCAAAATATGGAAAAAGATTTGAACCCGCGCGTTATTGGGAACGATAA